The Janthinobacterium lividum genome has a window encoding:
- a CDS encoding addiction module antidote protein: MKEDMKEDMKEGMQKPARDRSHDEAMAELYRDDPAFALELINNILVDGDHGELLSVLRQLTRAFGGVPAVAQAAKLKPTQLYRTLSPDGNPSLSTLTAILDAMGLRLAVEPRQPFPAPAA; encoded by the coding sequence ATGAAAGAGGACATGAAAGAGGACATGAAAGAGGGCATGCAAAAACCAGCAAGAGACCGCTCGCATGACGAGGCGATGGCCGAACTGTACCGCGACGATCCCGCTTTCGCTCTTGAATTGATCAACAATATCCTCGTCGATGGCGACCATGGAGAACTCTTGAGCGTGCTGCGCCAGCTGACGCGCGCCTTTGGCGGCGTGCCTGCCGTGGCGCAGGCGGCCAAGCTCAAACCCACCCAGCTGTACCGCACCTTGTCGCCCGATGGCAATCCTTCCTTGAGCACCTTGACGGCCATCCTCGATGCCATGGGCTTGCGGCTGGCCGTGGAACCCAGGCAGCCGTTTCCTGCGCCGGCTGCCTGA
- a CDS encoding Gfo/Idh/MocA family oxidoreductase: MSSPTLKVGIVGLGRLGQRHAINLAQRVPNAEVVAACSPVPAELDWAASQLGITTGYADYDALLAHPGLDAVFLVTPTSLHADQIIAALRAGKHVFCEKPLSLDLADCLKVEAEAARHPQLTIMIGFVRRFDASYHDAQQKIAQGFIGKPYLVRSQTCDQNDPSGAFMRFAPTSGGIFLDCSVHDIDLARWLLGNPVPKRVYATGTNAIHTGLQAFGDVDNGLATVEFADGSMASFMASRTMAHGHETLTEVFGTGGRLAVGSNPRLNRVEISDAHGVRNECTPDFYARFADAFLIEAQEFTDAALGRRTLSLTLHDATEATRIGLAMTQAMREARPVEF, translated from the coding sequence ATGTCATCCCCAACATTAAAAGTCGGCATCGTCGGCCTGGGCCGGCTGGGCCAGCGCCATGCCATCAACCTGGCGCAGCGCGTGCCGAACGCCGAAGTCGTGGCCGCCTGCAGCCCCGTGCCAGCCGAACTTGACTGGGCTGCCAGCCAGCTGGGCATCACCACCGGCTATGCCGACTACGATGCCCTGCTGGCCCATCCGGGCCTGGACGCCGTCTTCCTCGTCACGCCCACCTCGCTGCATGCGGACCAGATCATCGCCGCCCTGCGCGCCGGCAAGCACGTGTTTTGCGAAAAACCGCTGTCGCTGGACCTGGCCGATTGCCTGAAGGTGGAAGCGGAAGCGGCGCGCCACCCGCAGCTGACCATCATGATCGGCTTCGTGCGGCGTTTCGATGCCAGCTACCATGACGCGCAGCAAAAGATCGCCCAAGGTTTCATCGGCAAACCGTATCTGGTGCGTTCGCAAACCTGCGATCAGAACGACCCCAGCGGCGCCTTCATGCGCTTCGCCCCCACCAGCGGCGGCATCTTCCTCGATTGCAGCGTGCACGATATCGACCTGGCGCGCTGGCTGCTGGGCAACCCCGTGCCCAAACGCGTGTATGCGACCGGCACCAATGCCATCCACACGGGCTTGCAGGCGTTTGGCGACGTCGACAACGGCCTGGCCACGGTCGAGTTTGCCGATGGCAGCATGGCCAGCTTCATGGCGTCGCGCACCATGGCGCATGGCCATGAAACCCTGACGGAAGTGTTCGGCACGGGCGGCCGCCTGGCCGTGGGCAGCAATCCGCGCCTGAACAGGGTGGAAATTTCGGATGCGCACGGCGTGCGCAATGAATGCACGCCGGACTTCTACGCTCGCTTCGCCGACGCCTTTCTGATCGAAGCGCAGGAGTTCACGGACGCGGCACTGGGCCGGCGCACCTTGTCATTGACCTTGCACGACGCGACGGAAGCGACGCGCATCGGCCTGGCCATGACGCAAGCGATGCGCGAGGCGCGGCCCGTGGAATTCTAG